One Chrysemys picta bellii isolate R12L10 unplaced genomic scaffold, ASM1138683v2 scaf44, whole genome shotgun sequence DNA segment encodes these proteins:
- the LOC101943989 gene encoding olfactory receptor 10A7-like has translation MKYAEESRRGNLTVVTEFILLGLSNHRELEVPLFSIYLLFYAITLTGNILLITITMDPALHTPMYFFLRVLSFLEICYTSVTVPKMLVNFLSEDKSISYMGCFVQMYFLLFLGVSECFLLAAMAYDRYVAICNPLRYRLIMNRMVCLSLAVLSWFSGNVVSLIQTVWVFTLPFCGSNKINYFFCDIPPLIKLSCIDTSQYEMQLFTAAILVIFTPFTLILVSYIFIISTILKMASAEGRHKAFSTCSSHLIVVTLYYGCSSLIYLRPNSINLPDSNKVLSLIYTTVTPTLNPFIYSLRNKEVKEALRRILGDMIKRKNIFS, from the coding sequence ATGAAATATGCAGAAGAATCAAGAAGGGGGAACCTCACTGTGGTGACTGAATTCATTTTACTGGGACTGTCCAACCACCGCGAGCTGGAAGTGCCTCTGTTCTCCATTTATCTGTTATTTTATGCCATTACCCTGACTGGGAACATCCTTCTCATCACAATCACCATGGACCCagcccttcacacccccatgtatttctttctCCGGGTCTTATCCTTCCTGGAGATCTGCTATACTTCAGTCACTGTCCCCAAGATGCTGGTGAACTTCCTCTCAGAGGACAAGAGCATTTCCTACATGGGCTGCTTTGTACAAATGTATTTCCTGCTCTTTCTTGGGGTCTCCGAGTGCTTCCTTCTGGCCGCCATGGCGTATGACCGCTATGTGGCCATATGCAACCCACTGAGATACAGACTCATCATGAACAGGATGGTGTGCCTTTCTTTGGCAGTTCTCTCATGGTTCAGTGGTAATGTGGTGTCCCTCATACAGACAGTCTGGGTTTTCACCTTGCCATTTTGTGGATCCAATAAGATTAactatttcttctgtgacattCCCCCATTGATTAAGCTTTCTTGCATTGACACGTCTCAGTATGAAATGCAGTTGTTTACAGCTGCTATACTGGTCATCTTCACTCCATTTACTCTCATCCTTGTGTCCTACATCTTTATTATCTCCACCATCTTAAAGATGGCATCGGCTGAAGGCAGacacaaagccttctccacctgctcctcacacctcattgtggtgacatTGTATTATGGGTGCAGCAGTCTGATCTATTTAAGACCCAACTCCATTAACTTGCCAGACAGCAACAAAGTGCTATCTCTGATATACACAACTGTTACCCCCACCTTGAACCCCtttatctacagcctgaggaacaaggaggtaaAAGAGGCTCTGAGGAGAATATTGGGGGACATgataaagagaaaaaatattttctcatag